In Cydia amplana chromosome 13, ilCydAmpl1.1, whole genome shotgun sequence, the genomic stretch GTATCATAACGGGTAAACATCagttaggtaaataaataatatttaattcaaaGTAAGTCAATCAAGTCGATTAAACAATATGTAGCTATCCAGTCCACCGATCTGTTAGGTACAATAACCTACTATGTAGTAAAGGTAGGGTAGGTCTAAGTACAACAAGTGCtattcaaaaatgaaatttatacTGGATccaccaaatcttgtcagtagtgaaaggcggcaaatttgaaaaatcgcgggttagcaacactgtgttcgaataattccaaaatcgcgtgtcatctgtgtgttatctgtggaatgtggatcgtgaatgacagccatcatcttattgtttacattctgaatcgtttctatttcaagagatatttctgctgtcaccattaaataccaagattatgcatgacctcaagcaaagctaaggtgcctacaatgtacaatcatgctcgttgacggtaaacattactaaaatttaaagttatcataattcactcgaactgacgtatgaagggcggaaaaataaacacgttttggttcgatgtacattgctgcttttcttagcgcaattccgctctttgagtgttacatggtgttaccctactttaatttgcagtacattgctactgacaagatttgcttgacgcactatattaTTCAGCCAATAAGGTAGTTATTACACGGCATTCTCGAATATCCAGTGCCTATACGCGCTGACACGTACGAACATGTCGGGAGCGCCCACCGCGCAGGGAAAGCCCCACGAAACTATGCCGATCTGTTGCTGGGTGTCTGTGCGCACTAGCGCGCTGCCTGAATCGCCCTGAAACAAAATTTACTCTGTCAAgcaatttccgtcagtagaaaagatcggcaaatttaaaaaacaacgggttgcactccgggaatgccggcagaagtgaaaactcaatgacattgtaaaagtttttcgatcaggtcacgtgtccgtcatacgtctttttttattttttatttaggcaACAAACAGTCATTTACAAAAGTAATGTAATAATACGCGATGTATTAACAGACCTTGAGGGCCCtaccttaataaaataattcttaatttaaagTATAGCTAGTGTATGCGCAGTAAGCGGAAAACAAAGTTATCATTAAGTAACAAAGTTATCAGtaacgtcttacgaatcttacggtcacgtgacctgtcgcgagtttaacatttttttccccatcacaaagagtgcacagcgccgctaaagaacttCAAAAATTTAGGCGCCAAGGGTTATCGTCCCTTAGATAATTTGATTttcacgcctttttctactgaaaaacttgtttgaccggctatagttATACGGTTatgttgaaatatttttatgtggAATATCAGTGACGTAGGGTAGGGTATAAAAGGTGGTAGTTTTTGACATTTCTaaaagtacattgtaatatgcctaaatgtggcctaaattaaattaaacgtgCGAACTGGCGTGGAAATggctaatatctgggagaccgagctttgctcggaaaacatataaaaactcacaaatcccagaaataagacctagctagatcgatttttcgcccccgaaaaccccccatttagcaaatttcatcgaaatcgtttgagccgtttccgagatcccaaaTATATACAAGTTAGAAGTTAAAAGTGTTGATTTCGGATTTGTTTTTTTCTATCTGTACCTAATTTATGATTTTTACgcgtttaaaaatataatatctgggagaccgagcaaagctcagaaaacatgtaaaaactcgaaaatgcgcgttttcccagggataagacctagcttgatcgatttttcgcccccgaaaacccccatatagcaaatttcatcgaaatcgtttgatccgtttccgagatcccaaaaatatatatacctatatataaataaataagcaagaattgctcgtttaaaggtattagttaGAATATAGATCAGCTTATTATGATCCAAGCATACTCACTGCACTTACTTCCTCCTCTACAAGGGGAGTATCCGTATCCGTGAGAGTGGAAGGTGCAGATATCGAGCCTTGCTCAAACTCCAAGGCGGCTAGCTCTGCTACTACCACGCTTGGCTTCTTTAAAAAGTGTAAAAGAAGGAAAACTAAGGGAAGAAAGTACTTACGTTGCAATTGCCGTGTCCGTCAGAGTGGAAGGTGCAGATCTCGAGAACAGGGTCCACGGGAGGTGCGTCCACGTTGTGCAGTTCCTTCCACTCTATGGCTGCTAGCTTTGCTTCATCCACGCTTGGCTTTTTTAGATTAACTGACGCCAAATGGTCCCCCAATCTGACGCCTAATCGTCAAATCTGACCCCCAATCGTCCCCAAATAGACGATAGAAACGACCACTCCGCAGCGTTGGGAGGATAAAGCCTCATACTCTCCAGAATGGAGGGTATCGAAAGAAACCCATCATCATCTTTAGTGTAAAGTGTAACCAAAGGAAAGCTAAGAAAGAACTTACATTGCAATTGCCGTGTCCGTGAGAGTGGAAGGTCGAGAACATGGTGAACTGTTGCTCGAACTCCAAGGCGGTTAGCTCTTTTTATTCCATACTTGGCTTCTTAAGAGAGAAACTAGAGAAAAGCTAAGGGAATAAGGAACTTACGTTGCAATTGCCGTGTCCGTCAGAGTGGTAGGTGCAGATTTCGAGAACAGGGTCCACGGGAGGTGCGTCCACGTTGTACAGTTCCTTCCACTCTATGGCTGCTAGCTTTGCTTCATCCACGCTTGGCTTTTTTTAGATTAACTGACGCCAAATGGTCCCCCAATCTGACGCCTAATCGTCAAATCTGACCCCCAATCGTCCCCAAATAGACGATATAAACGACCACCCCGCAGCGTTGGGAGGATAAAGCCTCATACTCTCCAGAATGGAGGGTATCGAAAGAAACCCATCATCATCTTTAGTGTAAAGTGTAACCAAAGGAAGGTCGAGAACATGGTGAACTGTTGCTCGAACTCCAAGGCGGTTAGCTCTTTTTATTCCATACTTGGCTTCTTAAGAGAGAAACTAGAGAAAAGCTAAGGGAATAAGGAACTTACGTTGCAATTGCCGTGTCCGTCAGAGTGGAAGGTGCAGATCTCGAGAACAGGGTCCACGGGAGGTGCGTCCACGTTGTACAGTTCCTTCCAGTCTATGGCAGCTTTCGCTGCTTCATCCACACAGAGCTGGTCGTCCATGGTTTCCGTGTACAGCTCCAGAAGCACGGTGGAGATAGCGCCTCCTGCCTGTGaaagttaaatttaatgttttattttaattctttAGTTTTGCTGGAAAGAAATCTGCCAGTTTGTTCACCTTGCTATAAAAGTATTGCAACACATGGTGTTATGCTAAAAAGTCGGGCGAAACCCGACGTTTGGGGCGCACTGCGCGCGCTTTAGTGCCGAGCGCCTGCGTCGCCCTCATGTCAATAGTCGGGCGAACCTCAACGTTCGTGGTGTGCTTCGCGCGCAGCGCGCGCTCGAATGCCTGGCACCTTCTCGTGGAAAAGTCGAAAGGAGGTCCTTACAGTTAGCTCATAGCAGTGTGTCAGCCCTAATCCTGCCCAATCCCGCGACCCTGGCCGCTACACCAGCACAGGCCTCACGGTGCTCGAGTACACGATGTCCGTCGTCGTCACCAGCAGCCCGATGTCATTCTTGATGATGTTCGACACGTAGTGCACTTGCGCTCGAGGGATATAGCTGTCTAAAAAAGTGGATACTTATGTTAGGGCAATAATCCTGCCCCATCCCGCGACCCTGGCCGCTACACCAGCGCCGGCCTCATCAAACGCCAGCGCCACAGGCCTCACGGTGCTCGAGTACACGATGTCCGTTGTCGTCACCAGCAGCCCGATGTCATTCTTGATGAGGTTCGACACGTAGTGCACGTTGAGGTCTAGGGATATAGCTGTCtagaaaagtggatacttaTGTTAGGTCCTGTAAAAACGTACCCTAATCCTGCCCCATCCCGCGACCCTGGCCGCTACACCAGCGCCGGCCTCATCAAACGCCAGCGCCACAGGCCTCACGGCGCTCGAGAACACGATGTCCGTCGTCGTCACCAGCAGCCCGATGTCATTCTTGATTATGTACGACACGTAGTGCACGTTGCGCTATGTTAGGGCACCGACTGTAAAAACTTACCCTAATCCTGCCCCATCCCGCGACCCTGGCCGCTACACCAGCGCCGGCCTCATCAAACGCCAGCGCCACAGGCCTCACGGTGCTAGAGTACGATGTCCGTCGTCGTCACCAGCAAACCTATGTCATTCTTGATGAGGTTCGACACGTAGTGCACGTTGAGATCTAGGGATATAGCTGTCTAGAAAGAGGATACTTATGTTAGGTCCTGTAAAAACGTACCCTAATCCTGCCCCATCCCGCGACCCTGGCCGCTACACCAGCGCCGGCCTCATCAAACGCCAGCGCTACAGGCCTCACGGCGCTCGAGAACACGATGTCCGTCGTCGTCACCAGAAGGCCGATGTCATTCTTGATGATGTTCGACACTTAGTGCACGTTGCGTTCGAGGGATATAGCTGTCTAGAAAAGTCGATACTTATGTTAGGGCCTGTAAAAACGTACCCTAATCCTGCCCCATCCGGCGACCCTGGCCGCTACACCAGCGCCGGCCTCATCAAACGCCAGCGCCACAGGCCTCACGGCGCTCGAGAACACGATGTCCGTCGTCGTCACCAGCAAACCTATGTCATTCTTGATGAGGTTCGACACTTAGTGCACGTTGCGCTATGTTAGGGCACCGACTGTAAAAACGTACCCTAATCCTGCCCCATCCCGCGACCCTGGCCGCTACACCAGCGCCGGCCTCATCAAACGCCAGCGCCACAGGCCTCACGGCGCTCGAGAACACGATGTCCGTCGTCGTCACCAGCAGCCCGATGTCATTCTTGATTATGTACGACACGTAGTGCACGTTGAGGTCTAGGGATATAGCTGTCTAGAAATGTGGATACTTATGTTAGGTCCTGTAAAAACGTACCCTAATCCTGCCCCATCCCGCGACCCTGGCCGCTACACCAGCGCCGGCCTCATCAAACGCCAGCGCCACAGGCCTCACGGCGCTCGAGAACACGATGTCCGTCGTCGTCACCAGCAAACCTATGTCATTCTTGATGAGGTTCGACACGTAGTGCTGGTGGGTCACGTTGCGCTCCAGGGCGTACGTCTGCCCGCCGAGGTTCCAACGGTTAGTGCCAACGGTCACGCGGAGAGAGCTGGAAGGATGAATTAATGGAAATGTCAACTAAGGCGAAGGGGCCTAATTtataggtttttagggttccgtacccaaagggtaaaaacgggaccctattactaagactccgctgtccgtccgtccgtctgtcaccaggctgtatctcacgaaccgtgatagctagacagttgaaattttcacagatgatgtatttctgttgcccctataacaacaaatactaaaaacagaataaaataaagatttaagtagggctcccatacaacaaacgtgatttttgaccgaagttaagcaacgtcgggcggggtcagtacttggatgggtgaccgtttttttgcttgttttgctctattttttgttgatggtgcggaaccctccgtgcgcgagtccgactcgcacttggccggtttttaaactaTCAGTAAAGTGTGCAGATCGTATTCTCATCAAATTATACTCGTCTTCTATtcttattaagtttttttttattgcaatatttgttttattggaATTGTAGTAACAAATGTCCAGTATGACCTAACTATATGTATAAGTGAACCTATCAACTCGCAGAGTATTACATAGAAAAAACACCGCAACCTACCTGTACCATGTACCTATCGGATCGGCCAAGAAAGATCTTACCCCTAGTAGTTGGCAATTTCTGACGATCTTGAAGTCTCCTAAACAAGCTCAATATCTTCTTCAATGTCTTGCAGATGGGTACTTTTGGACCAACACCGAAATCAAAAAATTTGCTCTTTAAAATCTTCAGAACTCAATCAGCCAGAATGCTTTTGACGAAGGGTTTTTATGtgatttcgatttttttttactactggACAAACGCCGAAAGCACGAAAACCATAActgatttattaaaaatttcGAGATAATCTCGTCTTTTTCTCTAGGTACTTTGGATTTTGGGATAATTAACTCACAGGGAAGACAGAAAAaaacacatacctacttacctaccactACTTCTTGGCCAAGAAAGATCTCGAACGCAGGCAGTTTTTGGCtaaactaataaatacatagtagGTAGGAACTATAAACTAATATTGTAGTTTATGCAactgatataataagggttcgaCTATCGCGCGAgtcacgagacgagccgcgagccgcgccacgagacgcgagtccaccgcttacactcgcgttcagcttgtcattcggttataaaccgtatggcgtgccgttagtgtttaaattatattagctcgacgagctcgCGAGCCACGACACGagtcgcgagcccaccgcttacactcgcgtctcgtggctcgtctcgtggctcgcgcgagagtctaatctgcCTATatactgctagcagtcatcttatgagcctatagacaaatcattcaaatgacattgctttagatatcactgtcagtcatttaattgacacattaagtgctggagtagaaaatagtagtttatgcaacagtgatataataagaaccaattatgagctgttgcatacattactttttctatgacagctgcagcaaaaaaaaaaaaaaaaaaaaaaaaaaaaaaaaaaaaaaaaaaaaaaaaaaaaaaaaaaaaagagttattatttaaaaaaaattgagttattatttaaaaaaaaaagagttattattgtaaatgaaaacatacctctttcaatcaagatgatcggaacttgtatctttaaaaaaaataaagcagttgtattatactcataagatgactgctagcagtcatcttatgagcctatagacaaagcattcaaatgacattgctttagatatcactgtcagtcatttaattgacacatttaagtgctggagtagaaaaaatacattatacatACGTAGCCAGACTTCCAAAGCTAAAGGCAGCTTCAATGCAATGCGCGGCCGTGAGCACGAGCCTCTGAGCAATGACAGAGCCCCCGCACATAAAGGATCGGACGAGCAGCCCCTGCGACATCGCCACCATGTAGGGCACGCTGCCTTCTGGCGCCTGCGAACCGCCCACGATCCGGGCGCTCGGGTCCGTGTGGTCGAAGAAGATGGACAAGTCATCTGGAGTCTGTAAGTGGGGGAGTGCTGGAAAGAGAAAGGAGTTGTCAAAAGCAGTAGGGGGATTTTGTTTCGCTTATTAGATAGATAATCTTTATTCAACCACaacttacatgttttgtgacacaataaataaataacaagaggcaaaaagaaagttgacaagagacaaaaagaagaaagcaacatacaatttgacactaatagcagtaatagcaatttacatatttattttacctaagtAGAGGGTCATGTGTTGTGGTAAAGAATAGGCGCTGACTGAGCATAGATACTGCGGAGAccgcagcgctgatcttccgtcaGAACCTTAAATAAACCTACAGTAATGAACGACCAGTGCAGCGCCAGTCGATGTATGTATGAAatacgtatatatttatatatatgtatttatatgtatttgtatatttgtatttgtagatactataaatatttgaaaaaatagaatttacttacataatatgtgtCGCGTAACGGTGTAGGTACAAACAAAGTATGACGCATAAGTTAGTACTTACttgttaaattaattaggtTAGTTAATTAGGTGGATCTTGCTCGGTCCCTCATTGCTGAGGATCGCGATTCGCGGCCATATGTGCTCTGTTTCCACAGTGTGCGATCATAAgccatatttttcttttttttctgttttctttttcttataatattctGTGTAAGTTAGCAGTGGTTTGGTATTTATACTGTTATGCTGTATAacttgttttgaaataaaataaataatagtacattactgcagacgccgggaaagaagggcttgccgggtgagtaggtatagccggccgaccgtagggaggccggatagtgatacgaagccggcaagaccttttcacggctaggcatgtatagtgcttttctcaaacatgcaatgaaataaaaaaatacatcactcaaaaaaacaaatttataatctttataataaaaatccaacttcacaacaaaagttttttaattttccttccaattccgccataattgtttttttttacggaagtcgtccgtatttcgcgtgtgtagtgtttgaatagaccttattagggccattatacacaatctgataataagaatctcaatttctataaataaaataaatgcagaggattttaaatattgtctatggtctctggtgacttacatatagacaacattttaaatttattcatcaacacattgaatcatacagattcgtattcttaatatcagtacattcgtgtataacaggcgttaacacggatattttggtccgataaccattcattcaccaaaaatattaaaaaaaaaaatataattcggctgtttagtctgttcatggacacagaccccatgtcatcccatgtttacattagaattaaaaaaaaattacttcccggcctaggccttcaatttcgtatgaaattcctttacagttctctggagttgctccgccctaaacgtgatacttcgaagcctgatataacgcccggagcgacgacatttcattgcatgtttgagaaaataaaatattggtcaCGCACTGCATGTAGCCGCCAACCACCCTCTTCACATCAGACCATCTCGTGGGTGCTTTTCCTCGCGCACGCTTGCCATCTATTTGACCCAAGATAATCTGCCTTTCTAGGTCATCTTTTTAGACCGCTTGATATGACCAAAAATGCTGAGTGCGCGTTCTTGACATATTCTTAAATGGATAGGTCTAGCTAAATTGGGCTCTGGTGACTTGGAGCTTACCGCTTAGGTACATTTACTGAGAATGTTAGTGTCTGAAGTACTTATCCTGTTATTACCTGCTTGTATCGTGGAATACCTACAGTGTATTTTTGGCACGGCTGCATGAGAGCAGGGTGTTTGTAGCACCCCACAGTCGCGTACAaaaggggcccgtttctcaaaagcttctaacttgtaatacaagcaggggcccgtttctcaaaagcttgtaacttgtaatacaaatgggagtccctttctaacaaagcTGTTAAAaaatgacatccgcttgtattacaagttacataatatatggATATCTTTATCCAGGCTGTGTGTTTTGTGATTAAATcagttaatattataatttatatcttATTAATGGTGCTAAAACCCCGTTTGTTGGTAAATAAAATTGTCGACGTGCGTGTTAATTTACCTATAAACGATAACGAAATATTTCAAAGATTATCAATGATAGACTTATTTGGGTTTATTGCGTTTTTATCAGCAGCTAATTAATCGTCAGTGTTATCTATCGATTACACAACGGCTTAACAAAAATCACGCTCGATTATTAACTGTGATTTGTAATTTAAATAAGGggaaagtggaggacccgcgcgaaatcgccttttcatacaaacgtagtcctcattttcctctctgggtaTGAAGATTATTGAATAGTACATAACAATATAAGTGTGAAAAGTACTAAAAGTTCTAAGGGGAAAAGTAATAGCTGATTTTACTCTTAGGTTATTTTCTTTAACCCTTTTggacgccacgcctatcgtgcgcggcgcttcatcgtgaaccttgtcggaatgcacgaaggttgatattggtctGTAGCCGCCCcatcagttgacgtctttagcGGTCAATGGGTCAATTATTAAGTTTTACGATGTTGGACAACAAATTCACCCTAGTGTTTATAAACTTGAACAGTCATGTTCTATACAGATAGATAGTATTCGATAGAGTATGGGCACGGAATattgtaatagtattatcatacagaacggccacgcaccgccccgccccaactcgcattacctcgccccgcgatatgaatctggcggacttctggcgtcctctcagtaaagcgacttacccacacatacacaatgacgcgtgtacagacgtgccgtgcatacatataaacgcaaatgatttttgatgtatgacgtgtccgccctgtggtatgGGTAAAGTCATGTAAAGGCTTATTAGTTACATATTAGTAAtgaataaattatcaaactgcactTACCTAAACTCCCGACGAAGAGAGATATCAGCAACACTCCGATTTTGTACGCCATTATGCCTTCTGGAATATCTACCCGCGTCTGTTTTGGGCCGATGCGACCCCGCCATTTATAACTTTCGATATCTAATTATATCTGGTGATAATCCAAATATTTGATTTGTAATCAATGACATTATTAAGTTTTTATCTCTTTCTGAATGGAAAGTTCAGAAAATTATTAGCGCATAGTGTCGTcatatgtggcgttccatgcctaaATGGTGCTTATGCATGTCCAGGATCCTTCTttgtggaaagccacatttgtaGTCGAAGTTGTCCgtataaactaaatatgtaGCAATTTAATTAACATATGACTGATATGACACAAAACTGTAAAATGCAACTCTCTCAGTGATTTATGTAATTAGGGTGTGTAATACTGTGGTACATTTAGTACTATTTATCCTTTTGAAAATCTAGGTAACTAATGACGGGGATGTGAATGCTGGagtttaaaaacgatatttattttacacgCTTTATTCATATTTATAAAGCGTTTCAgtgatttataataaaatactgtACACGATTTTGCATTACGTGCAAAAAAACATACCCTTTTTAGTATTGACAAGACCAGCTTTAATAATTTCTTGAACCTTTTTTTTTACCATAATATGTATTAGGTAATTGTGTTTAAtacaattgtattaaaaaataagagatTCGAATGATACATTCTCAACTAAATTAGtatattacgatacaagtgcgaaaaataggaaattcgcaatgaATGGCGATAAATTAAGACGTCGTGTTGTTTCGTcgtcgaagggagtgttttaaatcgacaagaGTTGCGaagtgtattgtacaacgttttacagtacatatggccctttaaattttcgacacacGCACTTATAGTGCGGTAAATTAGCACCAAATGTACTGTAAGTAAATTACATTTATCTGTTGTAAAACTTAATTAATTGAATAAAAGTaacttattcataaaatattataaatacaacgAGCAACAAAATGATCCActtttgaaaaacaaaaaaaaatataattataggtatagtttgtagctttctagtagaccccgaaggcttatcctattgtctattgttcagtaaaaccgcacgtgctacttacctgcaaaaaagggtcttcattaTTCTATGTGGcgcctgagcgcgggctagtccaacgctcaaaaaac encodes the following:
- the LOC134653231 gene encoding chymotrypsin-2-like → MAYKIGVLLISLFVGSLALPHLQTPDDLSIFFDHTDPSARIVGGSQAPEGSVPYMVAMSQGLLVRSFMCGGSVIAQRLVLTAAHCIEAAFSFGSLATSLRVTVGTNRWNLGGQTYALERNVTHQHYVSNLIKNDIGLLVTTTDIVFSSAVRPVALAFDEAGAGVAARVAGWGRIRAGGAISTVLLELYTETMDDQLCVDEAAKAAIDWKELYNVDAPPVDPVLEICTFHSDGHGNCNGDSGSALVRTDTQQQIGIVSWGFPCAVGAPDMFVRVSAYRHWIFENAV